Below is a genomic region from Methanobacterium sp..
CAGCACAGATAGTTGGAGCCATCAACAAGATGCCTGTGGATGTTCAGACCAAGGAACTGGAAGAATTGGGTGGTTATCAGGAGAAGAAAGTGGAGAAGGTCAAGGGATTAGTTGACCTGCCTGAGGTGGAAGGTGAGGTAGTACTACGTTTTGCACCAAATCCATCCGGACCCCTACATATAGGACATGCACGGGCAGCAGTTTTAAACCAGGAATACCGGAAACGATACGGGGGTAAGTTAATCCTTAGGGTTGAGGACACAGACCCTCGTAGGGTTGACTCTGAAAGTTACCAGATGATACCTGAAGACCTGCACTGGATGGGTGTCAAGTGGGATGAAGAGATCATCCAGTCCGACCGGATGGAGATCTACTATGAACATGCACTTAAACTCATTAAAATAGGTGCAGCCTACATGTGCACCTGTCCAGGAAATGTGTTCAAGGAGCTTAAAGATTCTTCTAAAAGTTGCCCCCACCGTGATGCACCAGTGGAAGAGAACCTGAAATTATGGGAGAAAATGCCAGAAACAGATGAAGGAGAAATGGTTCTACGGGTTAAAACCGACATAGAACATAAAAATCCGGCCATAAGAGACTGGGTGGCCATGCGAGTGGTGGATGATGTGCACCCCCGTGTTGGCTCACAGTACCGGGTTTACCCCATGATGAACTTCTCAGTGGCAGTGGATGACCACCTCATGGGTGTGACCCATGTTCTAAGGGGTAAGGACCACCTGGCCAACAGTGAAAAACAGGAGTACCTTTACCACCACATGGAATGGGAAGTTCCTCAGTTCATCCACTACGGAAGGCTTAAAATGGATGACGTGCGCCTGTCCACATCACAGGCCAGGAAAGGAATAGAAGAAGGCACCTACAGTGGCTGGGACGACCCCCGCCTGGGCACCATCCGTGCCATTGCCCGGAGGGGTATACAGGCAGAAGCAATCCGGGAGCTGATGATGGAGATCGGAGTGAAAATAGCAGACTCCACCGTGACCTGGAAGAAGATCTATGGGTTGAACCGTGCATTCCTGGAAGAAAAAGCCAACCGCTACTTCATGGTGGAAAACCCACATCCAGTTGAAATTAAGGGAGTGCCAGAGAAACTACTGGGAACCGTGGAAAGACCATTACACCCGGACCACCTGGACCGGGGAATGCGTAGCCTGGAATTTAATGGAAAAGTCTACCTGGATGAGAAGGACATACCCGCACAGGCAGATCAGGTAATAAGGTTAAT
It encodes:
- a CDS encoding glutamate--tRNA ligase — its product is MEKLEEIIRKYALINAAKHGGQAQPGAVIGMIMSKHPEYRQDAGQVSKTAAQIVGAINKMPVDVQTKELEELGGYQEKKVEKVKGLVDLPEVEGEVVLRFAPNPSGPLHIGHARAAVLNQEYRKRYGGKLILRVEDTDPRRVDSESYQMIPEDLHWMGVKWDEEIIQSDRMEIYYEHALKLIKIGAAYMCTCPGNVFKELKDSSKSCPHRDAPVEENLKLWEKMPETDEGEMVLRVKTDIEHKNPAIRDWVAMRVVDDVHPRVGSQYRVYPMMNFSVAVDDHLMGVTHVLRGKDHLANSEKQEYLYHHMEWEVPQFIHYGRLKMDDVRLSTSQARKGIEEGTYSGWDDPRLGTIRAIARRGIQAEAIRELMMEIGVKIADSTVTWKKIYGLNRAFLEEKANRYFMVENPHPVEIKGVPEKLLGTVERPLHPDHLDRGMRSLEFNGKVYLDEKDIPAQADQVIRLMGAVNITFQDGQAKYHSDGIDEARDSKARIVQWVPMEGAVETEMVMSDALLVAGFAESTLKGVKEGEVVQLERIGFARLDQKEDGKFKFYYAHK